A genomic stretch from Ureibacillus composti includes:
- a CDS encoding WXG100 family type VII secretion target, producing MSGIIRVTPAELEAMSSRYGNESAQVEEQISRLDNMIQELQAMWEGESSRAFADQYADLRPSIQDMQRLLTDVSVQLKNTAHALADADRQIAGQIRG from the coding sequence ATGTCAGGAATTATTCGTGTTACCCCTGCTGAATTAGAAGCAATGTCTAGTCGCTACGGAAATGAAAGTGCGCAAGTTGAAGAACAAATCTCACGTTTAGATAATATGATTCAAGAGTTGCAAGCTATGTGGGAAGGTGAATCTAGCAGAGCGTTTGCTGATCAATACGCTGATTTACGTCCATCGATTCAAGACATGCAAAGACTTTTAACTGATGTTTCAGTACAACTGAAAAATACTGCACATGCCCTTGCGGATGCAGATCGTCAAATTGCAGGTCAAATTCGCGGATAA
- a CDS encoding Parvovirus coat protein VP1-like protein — protein sequence MYRNNRGPRIGFCYPGYRYCGPGCSGPGRPINEVDSCCKMHDKCYDRYGRTRYCDELFHQCLYQYMNPYSKKGKHAVLFSGIIGMKNMF from the coding sequence ATGTACAGAAATAATAGAGGTCCGAGAATAGGTTTTTGTTATCCCGGCTATCGTTATTGCGGACCGGGTTGCTCAGGTCCAGGAAGGCCAATAAATGAAGTGGATTCATGTTGTAAAATGCACGATAAATGTTATGACCGATACGGGAGAACAAGATATTGTGATGAACTATTTCACCAATGTTTATACCAATATATGAACCCATACAGCAAAAAAGGAAAACATGCCGTTCTATTTTCTGGAATTATTGGCATGAAGAATATGTTCTAA
- a CDS encoding amidohydrolase encodes MKAEIVFINSEVITVDEQNRVVDCVAINENRIIATGSYEEVEHTISNDTKIIDLEGKSLLPGFVDAHVHFTIYGTNLLGVDCTEPHIQSIQDLLADLQKKCEETPKGQWVRATGFNENKLAEKRYPTKEELDDISKNHPIIIIRTCNHFSFVNSKALEVANINETTKNPNGGIFERHPDGKLTGKLIENAHMQMLEFANYTPEELRRGMGLASKEFLKAGITSVHDAGAYGDGADTFRVMQEAVNAKDIRVRIYAFVCSLTNSHVFVKKMSESGAITGLGNEWFKIGPAKLFTDGSSVGPTIATREGYTHDPNNYGLLYYSQEEYEQILGEAHAKGFQITAHAQGDRAIELLLDCIEKALKKSPRDNHRHRIEHAGIASPDLQRRMKELGVVPVPNPAFIHINGDKYSEYYGDRVNVMYPCRDYIDQDIIAAYGSDAPVIELNPLLGIHAAVNRQSWNGQLVGENQKVSILEAIRGYSLNGAYASFEENIKGSIEVGKLADIVVLNESILNCDQDKIKDIQVELTIVDGEILFDANEQKEKVETVG; translated from the coding sequence ATGAAGGCGGAAATAGTTTTTATCAACAGTGAAGTCATTACAGTAGACGAACAAAATCGTGTGGTTGACTGTGTAGCAATCAATGAAAATCGAATTATTGCCACAGGCTCTTATGAAGAAGTTGAACACACAATCTCAAATGATACGAAAATTATTGACCTAGAAGGCAAATCTCTACTACCTGGATTTGTTGATGCACATGTTCACTTCACAATTTACGGAACAAACCTCCTTGGAGTTGACTGTACAGAACCTCATATCCAATCAATACAGGATCTGTTAGCGGATCTTCAGAAAAAATGTGAGGAAACACCAAAGGGACAATGGGTACGTGCCACAGGATTTAATGAAAATAAATTGGCTGAAAAGCGATATCCGACAAAAGAAGAATTAGATGATATTTCTAAAAATCATCCGATTATTATTATTCGAACATGTAACCATTTTTCCTTTGTAAATAGTAAAGCCTTAGAAGTAGCAAACATAAATGAGACAACGAAAAATCCAAATGGAGGTATTTTTGAAAGACATCCAGATGGTAAGCTTACAGGGAAACTAATAGAAAATGCACATATGCAAATGCTAGAATTTGCTAATTATACGCCAGAGGAATTACGAAGAGGAATGGGGTTAGCCTCTAAAGAGTTTTTAAAAGCTGGAATCACAAGTGTCCATGATGCAGGGGCTTATGGAGATGGTGCCGACACATTCCGAGTGATGCAAGAGGCTGTTAACGCAAAGGATATCAGAGTAAGAATATATGCTTTCGTCTGCTCTTTAACGAATTCTCATGTGTTTGTTAAAAAGATGAGTGAATCTGGTGCGATTACAGGACTTGGAAATGAATGGTTCAAAATAGGTCCAGCAAAATTATTTACAGATGGCAGTAGTGTTGGTCCGACTATTGCGACACGTGAAGGCTATACGCATGACCCAAATAACTATGGACTACTTTATTACAGTCAAGAAGAATATGAGCAAATTCTTGGAGAAGCCCATGCAAAAGGTTTCCAAATTACAGCTCACGCACAAGGAGATCGAGCGATAGAACTGCTGCTTGATTGTATCGAAAAAGCATTAAAAAAATCTCCAAGAGATAATCATCGTCACAGAATCGAACATGCAGGGATTGCTTCACCAGACTTACAACGCCGAATGAAAGAACTAGGAGTTGTTCCGGTTCCAAATCCAGCATTTATTCATATTAATGGCGATAAATATAGTGAGTACTACGGTGATCGAGTGAACGTAATGTATCCATGTCGCGACTATATCGATCAAGATATTATTGCAGCTTATGGATCCGATGCGCCAGTCATTGAACTCAATCCATTATTAGGAATTCATGCCGCAGTAAATCGACAATCATGGAATGGGCAATTGGTTGGAGAAAATCAAAAGGTAAGTATTTTAGAAGCAATTCGCGGATATTCATTAAACGGCGCCTACGCAAGCTTTGAAGAAAATATTAAAGGAAGCATCGAAGTTGGGAAGCTAGCAGATATCGTTGTATTAAATGAAAGTATCTTAAATTGTGATCAAGACAAAATCAAAGATATACAAGTCGAACTTACCATTGTTGACGGAGAAATATTATTTGATGCCAATGAACAAAAGGAAAAAGTTGAAACAGTTGGTTGA
- the essB gene encoding type VII secretion protein EssB: MSEKNQSYLEKQLEATLKFEKDQITLTFQIEKIKLDDELEITLLQEINPFIQKEITLTEDELIFTYKKDPNFMTFGKLRTLDEKERWMFASQLLKSIMLHNSNRLHAILCPENILIDESLTPSFLYYGVKESIPPYERNAERLWHETKATIAAAIDPKYTFDQYIQFSKSIELSVMASKVVEAKDEHELLDIIKKQLHVLEKEEKKFTRITRTKWNWLRYSIAGLVLVLLPLGIYTAYSAVVSQPRQEAYVAVQGPYIQGDYSEIIDRLADYDVDEMPEVIQYQLSLAYIVNETLMEEQRENIIKTITLQTDPRYFKYWIYIGRGQAEEALSLARQLEDLDLIMLALLHYEESVKADQDLEDEEREQLLDKIDNEKGEIEKQLEELKKALELEAEQAGASGGASSESATDQAGAKDKATVNGEAKEAGSTGAADKAATPANAGAKEKPVTDATEKPAATSGATQQPEKPAQGTE; the protein is encoded by the coding sequence ATGTCAGAAAAAAATCAATCCTATTTAGAAAAACAGTTAGAGGCGACCCTCAAGTTTGAAAAGGACCAGATCACACTTACGTTTCAAATAGAAAAAATCAAGTTAGATGATGAATTAGAAATCACACTGCTACAGGAAATCAATCCCTTTATTCAGAAAGAAATCACCTTAACAGAAGATGAATTAATTTTTACATACAAAAAGGACCCAAACTTTATGACATTTGGGAAATTGCGAACATTGGATGAAAAAGAGCGCTGGATGTTTGCTTCCCAATTGCTGAAATCAATCATGTTACACAATTCCAATCGACTTCACGCAATTCTGTGTCCTGAAAATATTTTAATTGATGAAAGCTTGACTCCTTCTTTCTTATATTATGGGGTGAAAGAAAGTATCCCACCATATGAACGGAATGCTGAAAGACTTTGGCATGAAACAAAGGCAACGATTGCCGCTGCAATTGATCCTAAATATACATTTGACCAATATATTCAGTTTTCCAAGTCAATTGAATTAAGTGTAATGGCTTCGAAAGTTGTTGAAGCGAAAGATGAGCATGAATTATTGGACATCATCAAAAAGCAACTTCATGTTCTTGAAAAGGAAGAGAAAAAATTCACTCGAATTACGCGAACGAAGTGGAATTGGTTGCGATACAGTATAGCCGGACTCGTTTTGGTTTTATTGCCATTAGGTATTTATACGGCATATTCTGCTGTCGTTTCGCAACCGAGACAAGAAGCTTATGTTGCGGTGCAAGGCCCTTATATTCAAGGTGACTATAGTGAAATCATTGATCGTCTTGCTGATTACGATGTGGATGAAATGCCTGAAGTGATTCAGTACCAATTGTCACTTGCTTACATCGTTAATGAAACGTTGATGGAAGAGCAAAGGGAGAATATTATAAAAACCATCACGCTGCAAACCGACCCACGCTATTTTAAGTATTGGATTTATATCGGAAGAGGGCAAGCTGAAGAAGCTTTAAGTCTGGCTCGTCAGTTAGAGGATTTAGATTTAATTATGCTTGCGCTACTACACTATGAAGAATCTGTGAAAGCAGACCAAGATTTAGAAGATGAAGAGCGCGAACAACTTCTAGATAAAATCGATAACGAAAAAGGTGAAATAGAAAAACAGCTTGAGGAATTGAAAAAAGCGTTGGAGTTAGAAGCTGAACAAGCTGGTGCTTCGGGTGGTGCGAGCTCTGAAAGTGCAACGGATCAAGCTGGTGCAAAAGATAAAGCTACGGTAAATGGTGAGGCGAAGGAAGCCGGATCAACTGGTGCGGCAGATAAAGCTGCAACACCTGCGAACGCAGGAGCGAAAGAAAAACCAGTAACAGATGCTACTGAGAAACCTGCTGCAACTTCGGGAGCTACACAGCAACCAGAAAAGCCAGCTCAGGGGACTGAATAG
- a CDS encoding aminotransferase A, whose protein sequence is MTKLNELLNKNILEIEESGIRKIANLALGMSDVVNLTFGQPDFPSPSYINAAGIKAIQENKTGYTLNAGLPELRKYASKYVQDLYGLSYDSDDEVLITNGASEALDLAFRTILSPGSEVILPGPVYTGYEPLIKLCDAVPVFVDTRETGFKLTPEAIAEKITDKTRCIIFPYPSNPTGTVLTKEEVQAIGELLKDKNIFILSDEIYSELVYDVQHYSIAAVPGLKEKTIVINGLSKSHSMTGWRIGFTFAPPYLTKQMHKLHAYNSVCATSISQYAGIEALKHGAHHEEVLAMKKEYKKRREYVYNRLLEMGLEVENPQGAFYIFPSIKKFGISSDEFALKLLYEAKVGVIAGTAFSDYGEGYIRISYAQAMDELEEGLNRIGNFLSTLTMVNS, encoded by the coding sequence ATGACGAAACTTAATGAATTACTAAATAAAAATATACTAGAAATTGAAGAGTCAGGTATCCGAAAAATCGCCAATCTTGCGTTAGGTATGTCTGATGTGGTGAATTTAACGTTTGGTCAACCTGATTTTCCATCACCATCTTATATTAATGCTGCGGGGATTAAAGCAATTCAGGAGAATAAAACGGGTTACACACTGAATGCAGGATTACCAGAGCTCCGTAAATACGCGAGCAAATATGTACAAGATCTTTATGGTTTATCCTATGATTCGGATGATGAAGTACTAATTACAAACGGAGCAAGTGAAGCTCTTGATTTGGCTTTCCGTACAATCCTTTCTCCGGGTTCAGAAGTTATTTTACCTGGACCAGTGTATACAGGCTACGAACCACTCATCAAATTATGCGATGCAGTGCCAGTATTTGTGGATACGCGTGAAACAGGCTTTAAATTAACGCCAGAAGCGATTGCTGAAAAAATTACAGATAAAACGCGTTGTATTATATTCCCATACCCATCAAATCCAACGGGAACTGTCCTAACAAAAGAGGAAGTACAGGCAATTGGGGAGCTACTGAAAGATAAAAACATCTTTATTTTATCAGATGAAATCTATAGTGAATTAGTATACGATGTTCAGCATTATTCCATTGCGGCAGTTCCTGGATTAAAAGAGAAAACGATTGTGATCAATGGTCTTTCAAAATCGCATTCTATGACAGGATGGCGAATCGGTTTTACATTTGCTCCTCCTTACCTAACAAAACAGATGCATAAGCTTCATGCATACAACTCAGTTTGTGCAACTTCAATCAGTCAATATGCAGGGATCGAGGCTTTAAAACACGGTGCGCATCATGAAGAAGTGTTAGCAATGAAAAAAGAATATAAAAAGCGAAGAGAGTATGTTTACAATCGATTACTCGAGATGGGCTTAGAAGTGGAAAATCCACAGGGTGCATTTTATATCTTCCCATCAATTAAAAAGTTCGGTATAAGCTCAGACGAATTTGCTTTAAAACTACTTTACGAAGCAAAAGTAGGTGTTATTGCAGGTACTGCATTTAGTGACTATGGTGAGGGCTACATTCGCATTTCCTACGCACAAGCAATGGATGAACTTGAAGAAGGGTTAAATCGAATTGGGAACTTCTTATCTACGTTGACAATGGTTAATAGTTAA
- a CDS encoding GGDEF domain-containing protein: protein MNFLLDMKTILVTLVVGHLFTVVLISSYWRNHSRDSTFNTFFLAKCIQAIAWLLVILRGGIPDLFTVSIANTLQFIGTALESIALLMLVNYSQKHVKKFYIGLTIVFIVSFHLILLFYNYEHIRIFCASIATFVLAIFPAFRLMREKSSTLLMRLMGILYYTVALTFLVRAIVALLSEQPMGLFTPGWIQTISFLSIFLVMLLGNIGFILILKERADAELIHMAYYDDLTQALNRRTFVSRSKQLLASCSKERKHVSFILFDIDHFKKFNDNYGHDVGDRILQDLSQRINQSLDSDSLFGRYGGDEFAIFLTGLDQNESVNKLEKMKQLIADAEIPGIPEKYSISIGVITLIPDHSTKLESLYVCCDKFLYQAKDNGRNSICYGEYEESLT, encoded by the coding sequence ATGAATTTTTTACTTGATATGAAAACAATTTTAGTTACTTTAGTGGTTGGCCATTTATTTACCGTTGTTTTAATTAGCTCCTATTGGCGAAACCATTCAAGAGATTCTACATTTAATACATTTTTTCTAGCAAAATGTATTCAAGCGATCGCGTGGTTACTAGTAATCCTTCGCGGTGGTATTCCTGACCTATTCACAGTATCTATTGCTAATACTTTACAATTTATTGGTACAGCACTCGAGTCGATCGCTCTATTAATGTTAGTAAACTATTCTCAAAAACACGTTAAAAAATTTTATATCGGTTTAACCATAGTTTTTATCGTTAGCTTCCATTTAATTCTTTTGTTTTATAATTATGAACATATTCGAATATTCTGTGCGTCTATTGCTACTTTTGTGCTCGCAATTTTCCCTGCCTTTCGCTTAATGCGCGAAAAGTCTTCTACATTATTAATGAGGCTAATGGGGATTCTTTATTATACCGTTGCTCTTACTTTTTTAGTCAGAGCTATTGTTGCTCTCTTATCCGAACAACCTATGGGATTGTTTACACCTGGCTGGATTCAAACGATTTCCTTTTTGAGTATTTTTTTAGTGATGCTTCTGGGGAATATTGGGTTTATTCTGATCTTAAAAGAACGAGCGGATGCAGAGTTGATTCATATGGCCTATTACGATGACCTTACTCAAGCACTAAATCGTAGAACTTTTGTGTCCCGATCAAAGCAATTGTTGGCTTCTTGTTCCAAGGAAAGAAAGCATGTTTCATTTATTCTATTTGATATTGATCATTTTAAGAAATTTAATGATAACTATGGGCATGATGTTGGGGATCGTATTTTGCAAGATCTATCACAGCGGATTAATCAATCTCTTGACTCGGATTCACTTTTTGGAAGATATGGTGGAGATGAATTTGCCATTTTTCTTACTGGATTGGATCAAAACGAATCGGTTAACAAGTTAGAAAAGATGAAGCAGCTAATTGCAGATGCAGAGATTCCAGGGATACCAGAAAAATATTCTATTAGTATCGGGGTCATCACGCTTATACCTGATCATTCAACCAAATTAGAAAGTCTATATGTATGCTGCGATAAATTCCTTTATCAAGCTAAGGATAATGGAAGAAACTCTATTTGTTATGGAGAATATGAAGAAAGTTTAACGTAA
- a CDS encoding EsaB/YukD family protein: MYIEVSVDLKHYDGDCFDLRLSNYYTVKELIDIVWQAKSIPHPPKEGFWIRVANKQKVLSGNEQLAGSGITTGDRLEIL; encoded by the coding sequence ATGTACATAGAAGTATCAGTTGACTTAAAACACTATGATGGGGATTGTTTTGATCTACGACTATCAAACTATTATACCGTTAAAGAGTTAATCGATATCGTATGGCAAGCAAAATCGATCCCCCATCCTCCAAAAGAAGGGTTTTGGATTCGAGTAGCAAATAAGCAAAAAGTTTTATCAGGGAATGAACAATTAGCGGGCAGTGGCATCACAACAGGTGATCGACTAGAAATCTTGTAA
- a CDS encoding DUF5082 family protein, with translation MSLAYWYALLHKKQNDLSRLQTCNGQLTGKQSEFSSNQHLMTEPELTQATWKGTLATRFDDIRIDGILASYQEIQTTQFSNVFSTLSTKMEQIRREIESIRATIARLEADDD, from the coding sequence ATGTCTTTAGCATATTGGTATGCACTTTTACACAAAAAGCAAAATGATCTTAGTCGTTTGCAGACGTGCAATGGCCAACTAACTGGGAAACAAAGTGAATTTTCAAGCAATCAACATCTTATGACAGAACCTGAACTTACACAGGCAACATGGAAAGGGACTTTAGCCACACGTTTTGATGACATTCGAATAGACGGGATCCTTGCAAGCTACCAAGAAATCCAAACAACACAATTTAGTAATGTGTTTTCGACATTAAGTACTAAAATGGAGCAAATTCGTCGAGAAATTGAATCCATTCGTGCTACGATTGCACGACTTGAAGCGGATGATGATTAA